The Musa acuminata AAA Group cultivar baxijiao chromosome BXJ1-8, Cavendish_Baxijiao_AAA, whole genome shotgun sequence genomic sequence TGTAAATTCATGCAAAATTTGTCTCATCATTGGCTAACTGTTCACAGCCTTCACTAAATTGAGACTAAAAATGTACTTTTGCCAAAAAGATTAATTATTCTCTATGCTGACTAGGATTCATTGTGAATCTTGTCAGAGAGCAAGCACCCTGAAAGCTGATTCTCATGGGTCACTAATTGATTTTTGTATTATTCATGTGGCCTTCTTTTGTAGAAGTTTGATTCTTCCGTTCGAGATGGCTTATAGATGTATCACCTTTTTTCGCTTTATCCAATTGGCTAAGCCTGTTAAGTTGATTTCTTTCACTTTTTACTCCAGTGTAgatgaaattaaaatatattttatgaagtACAGGCATTCATGAGTAATGAAGAATAGACAATTTCTTTGTTTTAAGTTACCCTtgccttttccttttttgttcttAATTTAAATTCTTTTAAATCAAGATGTCTTGAACATGTATGAGAAAGGTCCATTCCCTTTATTTTAATGACTAAGCTGGTTAAGTTGACTCTTTACCACTTCATTTTAatgatgtgattgattttttttctctattgttataaatttttaaatgtgACCTCAGAGTATTTTATCTACATTTTTTTAAGCGTCGTAGATGGTTTTACTCCATTAACCACCATGTCTTAATTGTTATCCTATCCCCAATTGCTGCCTGGACACTGCCTCATCAGTTTTTTTTCCTTTAGTTCCGAAGTTTCTAGGTACATTCCCTTTATTTTGATCGCTAAGCTGGTTAAGATGATTCTTTACCACTTCATTCTAATAATGTGTTTGATTTTATTCTATGTGTATATATCTTTTCCATTGTTAGAAAAATGTGACACCAGAATATTTTATCTACATTTTGTTTAAGCCTCGTAGATGGTTTTACTCCTTGAACTATGTCTTAATTGTTATCCTATCGGTCAATCGCTGCCTTGACACTGGCTATTCAGTttttcttctttagttttaaattTTGTAAGATACTTTTTCATCCGTCTCTGTTTTATTTTAATCGAGTTCTTTTAACTTGGTATTTTCTGATACCCTGGGCCTTGGTATGTtattctttttaaatgaataGGTCGCTATCATATCCTAATAGTGGAACAAACTTGCTGTTTTCTTGCATATATAAATTTCTCTTTATACTCCGTTGTCTTTGCTCTTACATAGTTTGGAAATAATATTCTTGTCATCGATCAGAAACTTTGATACGCAAGCTAAAAGCCATAATTTGCTATTTAACTGTGAACGTCAACCTTTGTAAATTGTGATCAGAACTGATCTATATGTTGTTTGTGTAGTagaagattaaatcatacttcatttagtTTACTTTTAATTAATACATTTTGGCTATTTCATgagtttcaaaaaaatatttggtGACTTGTTTACTGCTAAATGGAATTATCTTAGCATCTCTCTTCTTGGAGAACTTCAGTTGTCCTGTTTTTTAAGATGTCTTTTGAGTTCATGTAATTGGATAATTTTGTAACCTATATTGTTGGCCTTTTCTTCTTGGTAATTGGATAATCTTCCTTGCATAAAAGTTGTCCTTAAAAATCCCTATGTAGGTCTCATTGGGGCTGATGAGATAGAAGACACCATGAATGCAACAAAATTTTTGGACAGTTGCATTCAAGTTATCACCAGTATGTTTCCTGATCTCATCATGGAGCATTCAAATTTCAGTTTCATTTTAAAAGTTCTGGATCCATCTATTGCACAAATCTAACGTCAATATTGATGGCAAGTTGGATTAGATGATCGACAACAAAATATTATATCTGGATAATCAACGGATTTGCTTGCCAAGAGGGCAAATGATTTCTCTGCTTGAATGCTACATCAAATACAGTTATTTTCCTGCTTCCAATGAAATAAATGTATGATGCTCTGCATCTTGATCTATTTTCTGTGTGAAAACAACTCCTTTCAGGAAGAAGAAAGCAGCATTTGATCTAGTTTATCAACTGTGTATTCTTGCCAAATCATTGTTCCTTGGTGGATGCAATTTTTCATGCTTgtttttttcttgtttcttcctACAAGCCATAGAATCTTGTTTCAGAATTGCATGCTTGGGTTCGAACAATCCTGGCTGTGCCTATGTGACTTGCGGCGCTTGTGCATGTAGGTGTATCGGCACTGTCATGGCTTTTGGTTGGTGATCTGCTGTGGTTGGTTTGTTTCTGGATTTAGCTATATCTACATTTAGATTAGATTGTTTACTTCACGGCATGGACATATCACATAGATGTCACAAGTCGGTAATTAGCAATAGATAGAGTAACCATCGCAATCAAACAGTGGATCATACCATCAATGTGGTTGCAACTAATCAACTGTTTCCTGCGTGCAAGCAAGAGAAAAGTCTTGTTGTTAAAGTGGCTGTTCCTTAGCCTATCCTGTCGCCATCTATAGAAGTGGAAAGGCCACCGACCAATGGAGGGAGCTCTATCCCAGATTCTGAAATGAGTTTGTGACTGACGTCGCAGTAGTCTCATATTCTGATGTAGAAGGATAAGTTTTTAGTGATAGAGTTGATCTATTATTTAGCTGATCAAATCATGTGTTTTGTGGAATATAATATTCTTTGTACTGTGCTTAATTTGACATTAACTACTATTTGTCAGGATCTTCAATAAAGAGTCAACTCAAGATGTTGATGACTGTCAATCCGAAGACAAAAGGATGCACTTTTTCCAGCGCGTATCTTCCCCAGGTTTGTGTGTTTATTGAGTTCTACAGCTTTACACAAGCTACAGCATGCAATTACAAGTCCCTGTTTGAGTTCCTGAGAGCCACATTCGACTGTTGTTTTATGGTGCCTACTTATCTTGGGAATAATCCTCTTTGAAACAAGAAAAGCTTATTAGTTAACTTCATGACAGGCTCTGCAATCGTCAAGTCGCTTGTATCAGAAAGAAAGTTCACATGAGGATGAAGATATGAAGAGATATCATTCTTCTAAGGCATGCATAAGACGTACCACCAAGGAAACCCTTCGCTTCCGGAGTCATATAACTTGTGCTTGAGCTGCTGCCACCAAGGACACACAGCATCACCTCCAAGTCTTCAGTCATGTATATATTCTTTCACAAGCTTGATGATGAATCTTGACAATTATAATTAGGTGGGCTAGTGCAACTATCTCCAGTGGTTTTGGCTTAAAGATAGAAACTAAGGTCAGCCAAAATTTGAGGATCATGGAGGCCAAATAGAGATAAAGATTGACCAGTTTGAGCTCCAACTTTGTCATGTATGACTAGTGACCTAATAGGCTAATGGGAAGACTTGAGACAACTTTCATCTACTGTTCATAGGAATTGCTTTTGTGTTTATAATCATGTATGGATTAAAGTATCCAATAAGTGAAAACATGCTGGGAAAGGTAACAACAGGTCCCCTATGGATTGTTTTATCCCATTTGATCCCAACTAATATGTTCACTAGTTCTATCTAAATTGTCGGAATGAACTTTTAAGTCAATGTTTATCTCCTCTTACCTTCCAATCAGAACTTGACCAATTAGATCCATGTCTTTTATTTTGGTTTTATGTGTTGATTTCCTTATTTCAATTTTATGATGATTCAATAATCATCATCACTATTATTTGaagtatattttcttttctttcattttgtcACTCATGTATTTTTTTCGCTTTCACTGATTTGATGATCACtaaattttgttttatttcttatctatacttttttatatttttaattaaattaaatttattaaatttactttttaagtataaaaatgataaaaataaaatataaattcaaaatattgaccaatTAAATGAGTTAGTATATTCAAAAAATTCGCCATCCACTGCATTTGAGTTTATATTATTATCGgatcaatattttagatataatatGGAATCCGTGCACAGCACTCGAGTttatataaagggaaaagaaacaAAGGTAGAAAGGAATGAGAGCGCCGATTCCTCCCTATCCGCGCCTCCGTTGTCTCAGGGCCGGACCAACCTGGTTTGTCTCTCGTACTCCGGCAGTCCCAAGAAAAGAAAGGTTCCTCTACCGCCGGATTTGGTTTCTAGGCTTTTCTGCAGCATCTCCCACAGGTAGATTCCTTTGCTTTGATGTGGAGGCTCTGGTTTTTTTTAATGCTTTGAAGTCGTTGCCGTCTCCGGTGCCTTCTGCTTCGTCTCTTGGTTTCGGTGATATAGGCTTAGTTTTGTCGAGCCTCTTTGCTTTCCCCTGAAGTTCTGAATTTAGCTACCTATTCTGGGACTCATGGCGTCGGTCTTTGGTTCTGTCTTGTGGTTTCTTGAAGCAACAAGTATACCTAGTGGTGTTCTCTGGTTGtgaagtcgtcgtcgtcgtcttattGAAGTTTAGATTTTTGGTATCGTTTGCGGCTGGAGACATGAGCTCGATGTTGGCGCCTACATCTTGGTATTGTGTTCTTGATCGGGTCTCTTATCGGTCTGGTTAGCATCTCTCGGTGTCAAATTACGTTTGAGGTAATATCTAATGCCCTAACTCGATGATTCTACTTTGTTCCGGAGTTTTACGAGGAGTGAAGCTCTAATTGCTCTTCTTGAATCGTATGCCTGACTTTTGTTTGCTAATTTTTAGGGTAATGAACTTTGGACTGGAGTCATTTAAATTGTATTCTGTCCTTGTTCATTTAGGTATCATCTGGAGCAGTTTCAGCACCCATGTCAATCATTTAAAtcgtttctcttaaattgatttcgtATGGAATTTAGAGTAAGAAACTAATTGTCCTTTGGTTTTAACTAGCATTTCTTTTAGTAGGAGGCCATTCTGATAGCACATACATTTCTGAAGCAGTTGGAAGGAGGAGGAGACACTTCGTAGAAATTATAAGCTTTATAAGCTCAGGTAGAGGACTGGTAGTGTTGCAAAGGGTCGATGCCGAATGATGAGGGTGGTATAGCAGAGCAGAAAAGATGTGAGGGTGTTTCTGAACCCATTTTAGATTCAACCCTGACCCGTAATGGGGACGAGATAAGAGGGGCAGTTATAGTTTCACAGGAAGACCCTGTGGATGGGTCCATGCCTCCTCTGGCGCTTAGCATCACTATTTTCCAGCCCGAAGAAGTCTCCAAACCCAACATGAGTGCCTCAAAGAGCACAGCTTCTGAGGGAGGTGAGAAGATTTCTGGGATGGCTGCCTTGAAGAAGGGTTTTTTATCAAGGAGTGGGAGCTATCAGGAGCAGTGcaggtaaaatattttaaatgtttCCAAGTTTTTTTCGACATAGTTGCTATGCTATGTTTTTGAATGAATTGATGAGTAGCAGCAGTTTTTTAGGAATAGATGACTTGCTTCAAGGAGGCTTGTAAAACAACATTATTAACTTCTTGGTAGCAGACCTGTTATGGCTTTTTCTTCATGTCATTCTTCAATTCAAACATACATGAAACATTCATCATTGACTTCAGCTCAGGTTCCATCAATCCTTATAAACAGTGTATCCACACCATGTGTCAATTGGTTTTGCACTGTGTTGTTTTCTGCTTATAGTGCAGTTAAATGTTTCAGATTGTTCTTTCAACCTCTTTTTCCCTTTGTGTATCTAATTAGTGATGTTATGATGCTGTAAAACTGGAGCAGAGTTTGTCAGCAGGAAACTGAAGAACCTCTGATTGATCTTGGGTGCAGATGCCGAGGTGATCTTGCTAAAGCTCACCGCTCTTGTATTGATACCTGGTTCCTTACTAAGGGTTCAAATAAATGCGAGATATGCCAGTAAGTCTTCTACTTAATAAGAGATTTTCCTAGTTTTATTTGAAGAGCTAGTTTCTTAGCCTGAAACCTTTTGTCCAGGCAGATAGCTGCAAATGTGCCATTTCCTGAATCAAGACCAAGTGTAAGTATATCAAACCTGAAAGGATGTATAGGGTTGTTTTTGAGTAACATGGAGAGCAGTTTATTGATATTCAGCGTCACTGTTTACATGTTATGTCATGGATCAATGAGCATGGAAATCTTTTATCTTTCTACTTTTTAAGACTATGGTGTAAAACTTTGTAGCTACAAAGTTGGTTTTGATGTCATTCTCAACAAATTGGCAGGTATTAGTAAAATGGCTTTATAAATCTCAAACACTTTAAAGATTACTTTCATCTATCTAGTTAGCACCCTATGCTTCACCTTTTAGATGATATATGGGTTCAGAGGTTTGTTAGACTCTATAGGTTGCTGAGCAATCCAGTaagatttattttatttgttttctttttcccttttgtgAAATAGGTAAATAACTGTCTCTGGAGGATCAACTCACCCTACGTCATGGGACAAGAACACGAAAGGGTATTAATCTCTTAAGGTTGCTTTAGCTGCAACATGGCATTGCATGATCTGCATAGATAATATGCTCTCTCTGTGCAGAataaacttcttttttttttcccaccaCCATTACCATCATTGTCATTGCCATTTGCATTGTGTATTTTATTCCATTGCTTACATATTTAACTACACATATTCGGGTTCTTTGTATTATCAGGGATGCTTTAACCCACTTTGGGTTGCATTTGCCATTTTAATTGGAGGACTCTTGTTGGATGTGCTAGTCTCAGTTTCTCTTGGTGTTTCTGCACTGCCTGCGAACATCATAATCGGTAACATTTGTATCCTACTGCAAGCATATATAGATTTTGTTCAtcgatttttttgtttatttattttcaaagtatatgTTTCACCTACTTGGAAGATAAAGTTGATTGGATGAATTCATGTTCCTTATCCACAAAGAAGAGCAACAATTTAGGGAAAGAGATGACAAAATTCTGATGGTGAATTGCCTGAATTACCATGGCATTCTTACTCTGCTGCATAAGTCACCTTTATATTACTCTGCTGCACAAGTCACCTTTATATTAACTCCTCATGAGATCCATCATTACACCATGTAGACAACTTCTAGATCTTCAGAAGTGTTATTGCTTTGATTCATGAGACAGAAGTCTCCTTATTTGCTGATTCAAGGTTTCGTTGTATGCCCTTATTGTATAAAATCAACTCAAGATATTCACTGGGATAACAATGAGTTGCACATATCATCTTTACTATCCAATTCCTTTCCACCAAGATCAAGTCCAAACACTTCCAGATACAACAAGGAAGGTTATTTTGCAGCCTTTATTTGATGGAAAAACGTTGGATGATAAAGGATCACCTTGATTAGACATATGCAGTATCACGGGCTTTGTTTTGATGCGAAAAAGCTCAGTGATGAtaaccttttctctttttttttccccatATTATTGCCAAACATCTTGTTAGATACTCTACATTGTGTATATGCTAACTTGTTCAGGTCACCTCGTAGTTTATTCATTTtggaattaaattaattaaaacaagGAAACAAAGAGGTGTACAAGTGGGCAAGAATTCAAATTATTTTGTTTCAGTCAAGTGGCTTTTCATTCTCAAAAGGAGTTTGCTTGAGTTACTTCTTATCGAAGCTATTGTTCAAATTTGCATATGCATATTTAAGCATTAACAATTTTTGTGATGAGAAGTGTTCAACTTTATATTTAACATAAATATGAAATTTAATTTTATACAATTATCAAATGATACATTTAATTCCATGTTCCTTTTGG encodes the following:
- the LOC103993169 gene encoding uncharacterized protein LOC103993169 isoform X1 encodes the protein MPNDEGGIAEQKRCEGVSEPILDSTLTRNGDEIRGAVIVSQEDPVDGSMPPLALSITIFQPEEVSKPNMSASKSTASEGGEKISGMAALKKGFLSRSGSYQEQCRVCQQETEEPLIDLGCRCRGDLAKAHRSCIDTWFLTKGSNKCEICQQIAANVPFPESRPSVNNCLWRINSPYVMGQEHERGCFNPLWVAFAILIGGLLLDVLVSVSLGVSALPANIIIGVLIVLGLGTSFRLALECCQGQGSRRNLQTTNVTFNPGYHPTV
- the LOC103993169 gene encoding uncharacterized protein LOC103993169 isoform X3, producing MPNDEGGIAEQKRCEGVSEPILDSTLTRNGDEIRGAVIVSQEDPVDGSMPPLALSITIFQPEEVSKPNMSASKSTASEGGEKISGMAALKKGFLSRSGSYQEQCRCRGDLAKAHRSCIDTWFLTKGSNKCEICQQIAANVPFPESRPSVNNCLWRINSPYVMGQEHERGCFNPLWVAFAILIGGLLLDVLVSVSLGVSALPANIIIGVLIVLGLGTSFRLALECCQGQGSRRNLQTTNVTFNPGYHPTV